A window of the Candidatus Eremiobacteraceae bacterium genome harbors these coding sequences:
- a CDS encoding LAGLIDADG family homing endonuclease: MKIQRRFTQPGIDPLDTIDWDRRSSVIREPDGTVVFEMHDIEVPKAWSQVATDILAQKYFRKAGVPQPDGSLGRETSARQVVRRLAGCWTDWGRRYKYFDSEEDAAAFDAEITHMLINQMAAPNSPQWFNTGLAYAYGITGPSQGHYFVDPDTKELTRAKDSYTHPQPHACLPGRAIVDTLQGPMPIEEIYRRNLVGLAVYDKEGITHVRAAKNNGIKRVFRVNLALGKFIEATADHLVLVDDPQRGFLWSEVSNLTPGMRLVRRFDAELVRTLHFLDRQNLQNPLVAEVARGIAEATGSRLQTLTAPALYPVEIESIEQLAEEVVYDIETDSHNFLTNSVVVHNCFIQSVDDDLVNDNGIMDLWVREARLFKYGSGCISGRAFVPVAGRGLVRLGELFDEVSRHRPVVNFDGKGRFVNVRDMGLKTLSLDKKSGRIVEDPIELVWSYEIPKEDKITVSFDSGARATVSAWHPFMVWDGRDIVERRADQLVRGDAVIGPNSSTTRHIDNNSTAKPLSYKVPWFHTGKNLTVTPDTEIAWLVGYFIGDGSLGWRRQRTVRRGRAYTYRSLRLRFHDEDREPLERTARILRSRFGAGSSISQDGRGSKGLSLTCTKAAATAFFSEIVHAPGAKGATLSVPDFIKTGDSELQLAFLAGLIDSDGTVADGRANYTSECRTFVEEVAVMASLLGLGGGIVKNGNTFSTAIIRRSTSVRRAQAVAKNLATPKHAAALQDPAHENRRHTCMPIDADLGERVFPERDQYGLHGFSGGERFHVGRLVYEGIVNPAKVLAAIAARPEEQVDAELERIRLVAEGVTFVTEVAPCVEDVPFNDLTTRKTNTYLAGERGLVVIHNTGTNFSNLRAEGEKLSGGGTSSGLMSFLRVGDRAAGAIKSGGTTRRAAKMVILDMDHPDIEKFINWKVEEEKKVAALIAAGYASSYEGDAYQTVSGQNSNNTVRVSDKFVDAVRKDGTWDLLWRKDKSIARSVRARDLWDEIARAAWSCADPGVQFDDIINSWHTCPAGGRIRASNPCVTADTRIATSNGYVVVSDLVGRQFTALVDGVEYQSTPEGFFPTGVKQVYELRTRDGFAVKATEDHLFLAVNDDDSETWLPLREIVSGKRLALHSHVSRLVFAASRDSVGDVALTTELSPFRQTAVVMDITPLGVKPVFDCTVPGKNAFDANGFYVHNCSEYMFLDDTACNLASINLMKFYDSSKSQFDVDSYLHAIRLWTVVLEISVLMAQFPSPEIARKSYEYRTLGLGYANLGTLLMVSGIPYDSPRALATAGVISAMLTGESYATSAELARDLGPFPRYKDNADSMLRVMRNHKRAAYNSTASEYEELAVIPMGIDPSLAPSYLLAAARDSWDRAVELGKLHGYRNAQATCIAPTGTIGLIMDCDTTGIEPDFALVKFKKLAGGGYFKIINQSIPEALRNLGYTQTQMDDVIRYAKGTGSLYGAPYVNAETLKARGFTDEDIAKVEKALPSAFEVGFAFNQFTLGEATMQRLGFDAEQYTATDFDLLRALGYSREEIETANNYICGTMTIEGAPHLKEEHYPAFDCANRCGKLGKRFIHHMGHVRMMAAAQPFISGAISKTINMPNEATVDEIKEAYMRSWELGIKAMALYRDGSKLSQPLSNKSSDKTAQEDDKQLALSEEFAKQLEAARKQRAEELRPDEILAAAQRILANTTSTDFKRQFAKAIERNRLPAKRRGWTQKAKISGHTVFLRTGEYADGTLGEIFVDLHKEGASFRSLMNCFTGDTRFFDGNSLVTLKSKAGQAVTVTCADGLRRRGWVVEFGEQPIQRVVLKTIGSKGSAFRRTFTVTPNHRWVLEDGSVTTSLKVGDCLGAARIECVSELDPEGFMHGFVFGDGDQHVHYPQRYHLRLCGAKDQAHLPVLAGLAHTIVHPPSLHGDPRLTFISPDIALKALPDTSRHSRAYVASFIRGWMSADGGSNCRGAELLCTSNQEAAKWFIANAPLYGYTITGVSMNDKPTNFGPRTAPLWRITARQTMLPYFVESIEPLDGQEPVYCVVEPTTSTFVLEGGVLTGNCFAIAVSIGLQYGVPLEEFVDKFVFTRFEPNGFVDHPNIKHATSVIDYIFRVLGMEYLGRTDFVQVKPEDRDVDAVTHEDAAQAEFEAHVAAQQVHDDPGNGHGGPNAGPGNNPRIKSANGANGAHGSGASQAAQTSAIMDPTLAAHLAAVRSREAQMAAMMGDAPLCDVCGSITRRNGACYVCDSCGRSMGCS, translated from the coding sequence ATGAAGATCCAGCGGCGCTTCACCCAACCCGGCATCGATCCGCTCGACACGATCGACTGGGATCGTAGGTCTTCGGTCATCCGGGAGCCCGACGGCACAGTCGTGTTCGAGATGCACGATATCGAGGTGCCCAAGGCCTGGTCGCAAGTCGCCACCGACATCCTCGCGCAGAAGTATTTCCGCAAAGCCGGCGTGCCGCAGCCGGATGGGTCGCTCGGTCGCGAGACCTCGGCGCGCCAGGTGGTGCGCCGCCTCGCCGGTTGCTGGACCGATTGGGGACGCCGCTACAAGTATTTCGACAGCGAGGAAGACGCTGCCGCGTTCGACGCCGAGATCACGCACATGCTGATCAACCAGATGGCGGCGCCGAACTCGCCGCAATGGTTCAACACAGGCCTCGCCTACGCGTATGGGATCACTGGTCCCTCACAGGGCCACTACTTCGTCGATCCCGACACGAAAGAGCTGACGCGCGCGAAAGATTCCTACACGCATCCACAACCCCATGCGTGCTTGCCAGGCCGGGCAATAGTCGACACTTTACAAGGTCCAATGCCAATCGAAGAGATTTATCGACGCAATCTCGTTGGATTAGCTGTATACGATAAAGAGGGAATCACCCACGTTCGCGCAGCGAAGAACAATGGAATCAAGCGCGTTTTTCGCGTGAATCTGGCGCTTGGCAAGTTCATTGAAGCTACGGCCGATCATCTCGTCCTTGTCGACGACCCACAGCGTGGATTCCTTTGGTCCGAAGTCTCTAACCTGACACCTGGCATGCGGCTCGTTCGTCGTTTTGATGCGGAACTTGTTCGGACACTGCATTTCTTGGACAGACAGAATCTTCAAAATCCTTTAGTGGCTGAAGTTGCGCGTGGCATTGCAGAGGCCACTGGGAGTCGGCTGCAAACACTAACGGCGCCGGCACTATATCCGGTAGAGATCGAGTCCATTGAACAACTGGCCGAGGAAGTCGTTTATGACATTGAAACTGATAGTCACAACTTCCTAACAAACAGCGTCGTGGTCCACAATTGTTTCATCCAGTCGGTCGATGACGATCTTGTCAACGATAACGGTATCATGGATCTATGGGTCCGCGAGGCTCGATTGTTCAAGTACGGAAGTGGCTGCATTTCCGGACGTGCGTTTGTACCAGTCGCCGGCCGCGGGCTCGTTCGGCTGGGGGAACTGTTCGACGAAGTCTCGCGCCATCGGCCCGTCGTTAATTTTGATGGCAAAGGCCGATTTGTCAATGTCCGCGACATGGGACTCAAGACGCTATCGCTTGACAAGAAAAGCGGACGTATCGTAGAGGACCCGATCGAGTTGGTCTGGTCATATGAAATTCCCAAAGAAGATAAGATAACCGTCAGCTTCGACTCGGGTGCCAGAGCGACCGTATCAGCGTGGCATCCTTTCATGGTTTGGGATGGTCGCGATATCGTGGAGCGCCGCGCAGATCAACTTGTCCGTGGTGATGCAGTGATCGGTCCCAACTCCTCAACGACGCGTCACATCGATAACAACAGCACAGCCAAACCGCTTTCTTACAAAGTACCGTGGTTTCATACCGGCAAGAACCTGACGGTGACGCCGGATACCGAGATCGCTTGGCTCGTCGGCTATTTCATCGGAGACGGTTCTTTAGGGTGGCGCCGTCAACGCACGGTGCGGCGGGGCCGCGCGTATACCTATCGCAGTCTACGTCTTCGGTTCCACGACGAGGATCGCGAGCCGTTAGAGCGCACTGCGCGAATCCTTCGCAGTCGTTTCGGCGCAGGCAGCTCCATTTCGCAAGACGGCCGAGGCAGTAAGGGGCTATCCTTGACGTGCACCAAGGCTGCGGCGACAGCATTCTTTTCGGAAATCGTGCATGCGCCCGGAGCCAAAGGTGCGACGCTTTCCGTTCCGGATTTCATCAAGACAGGCGACTCGGAGCTGCAACTCGCGTTCCTTGCTGGCTTGATAGATTCCGATGGTACCGTCGCAGATGGTCGTGCGAACTATACGTCGGAGTGCCGAACGTTCGTCGAAGAAGTAGCGGTGATGGCCTCTTTGCTTGGTCTAGGCGGCGGCATTGTGAAGAACGGAAATACGTTCTCAACGGCGATCATCCGGCGATCGACCAGCGTTCGGCGCGCGCAAGCTGTAGCGAAGAATCTTGCCACGCCGAAGCATGCCGCAGCCTTACAAGACCCGGCACATGAGAATCGCCGTCACACGTGCATGCCGATCGACGCAGATCTCGGAGAGCGCGTCTTCCCAGAACGGGACCAGTACGGTCTCCATGGCTTTTCGGGAGGTGAGCGTTTTCACGTCGGGCGGCTTGTATACGAGGGAATCGTTAATCCCGCCAAGGTCCTTGCGGCCATTGCTGCTCGGCCTGAGGAACAAGTCGACGCGGAACTCGAACGGATTCGCCTCGTCGCCGAGGGCGTCACGTTCGTCACGGAGGTTGCCCCTTGCGTCGAGGATGTTCCATTCAACGATCTTACAACGCGGAAAACAAATACCTACCTGGCTGGTGAGCGTGGTCTCGTCGTCATACACAACACCGGTACTAATTTCTCCAATCTTCGCGCTGAGGGCGAGAAACTTTCGGGGGGCGGCACCTCGAGCGGTTTGATGTCTTTTTTGCGTGTAGGCGATCGAGCGGCCGGCGCCATCAAGAGCGGCGGCACCACGCGACGCGCGGCCAAGATGGTCATCCTCGATATGGATCACCCTGACATCGAGAAATTCATCAACTGGAAGGTCGAGGAAGAAAAGAAAGTCGCGGCGCTCATCGCGGCCGGCTATGCCAGTTCATACGAAGGCGATGCCTATCAGACCGTCTCCGGTCAGAACTCTAACAACACCGTGCGCGTCTCGGACAAATTCGTCGATGCGGTGCGCAAAGACGGAACATGGGATCTGTTATGGCGGAAAGACAAGTCAATCGCGCGTTCAGTTCGTGCACGCGACCTTTGGGATGAGATCGCGCGCGCGGCGTGGAGTTGCGCAGATCCTGGCGTGCAGTTCGACGATATCATCAACTCGTGGCATACGTGCCCAGCGGGCGGTCGCATCCGCGCGAGCAATCCGTGCGTGACGGCAGATACCCGAATCGCGACGAGCAACGGCTATGTTGTAGTCTCGGATCTCGTTGGACGGCAGTTCACTGCGCTCGTTGACGGCGTTGAGTATCAAAGCACGCCGGAAGGCTTCTTTCCAACCGGCGTCAAGCAAGTCTACGAGCTTCGAACGCGTGACGGCTTCGCTGTCAAAGCAACTGAGGACCATCTGTTCTTAGCTGTCAATGATGATGACTCGGAAACTTGGCTCCCGCTTCGAGAAATCGTTTCCGGTAAACGGCTGGCGCTGCATAGCCACGTCTCTCGCCTAGTCTTCGCGGCCTCAAGAGACAGCGTTGGTGATGTCGCCCTGACGACGGAGCTAAGTCCGTTCCGCCAGACGGCGGTGGTCATGGACATAACGCCGCTGGGCGTTAAGCCCGTTTTTGATTGCACAGTGCCTGGCAAGAACGCTTTTGACGCAAATGGTTTCTATGTTCATAATTGTTCTGAATATATGTTTTTAGATGATACGGCCTGCAACTTGGCCAGCATCAACCTGATGAAGTTCTATGACTCGTCTAAGAGTCAGTTTGACGTCGATAGCTATCTGCACGCGATTCGGCTGTGGACCGTCGTGCTCGAGATATCGGTGCTGATGGCTCAGTTCCCAAGCCCCGAGATCGCCCGTAAGTCGTACGAATACCGCACGCTTGGCCTCGGCTACGCGAATCTCGGTACGCTGCTCATGGTCTCGGGTATTCCGTATGACTCGCCGCGCGCACTCGCGACGGCCGGCGTCATCTCCGCTATGCTGACCGGCGAATCGTACGCGACATCGGCTGAGCTGGCCCGCGATCTCGGCCCGTTCCCGCGCTACAAGGACAACGCGGACTCGATGCTGCGCGTCATGCGCAATCACAAGCGCGCCGCGTACAACTCCACGGCGTCCGAGTACGAGGAGCTCGCGGTCATCCCGATGGGCATAGACCCGTCGCTCGCCCCGTCTTACCTGCTGGCCGCGGCGCGCGACAGCTGGGATCGCGCAGTGGAGCTAGGCAAACTGCACGGTTATCGCAACGCGCAGGCCACATGCATCGCGCCGACCGGCACGATCGGCCTGATCATGGACTGCGACACCACCGGTATCGAACCCGACTTTGCACTCGTCAAGTTCAAGAAGCTCGCCGGCGGCGGCTACTTCAAGATCATCAACCAGTCCATCCCTGAAGCTCTGCGCAACCTCGGCTACACACAAACGCAGATGGACGACGTCATCCGCTACGCGAAGGGTACCGGCTCGCTCTACGGCGCTCCTTACGTGAACGCAGAGACGCTTAAAGCACGCGGGTTCACCGATGAGGACATCGCCAAGGTCGAAAAGGCGCTTCCGTCAGCGTTTGAGGTCGGTTTTGCGTTCAACCAGTTCACGCTGGGTGAGGCGACGATGCAGCGTCTCGGCTTCGACGCCGAACAATACACGGCGACGGACTTCGACCTGCTGCGCGCGCTTGGCTACTCGCGTGAAGAGATCGAGACGGCGAACAACTACATCTGCGGCACGATGACGATCGAGGGCGCACCACACCTCAAAGAGGAGCACTATCCCGCGTTTGACTGCGCCAACCGGTGCGGCAAGCTCGGCAAGCGCTTCATCCATCACATGGGCCACGTCCGCATGATGGCGGCCGCGCAGCCGTTTATCAGCGGTGCGATCTCCAAGACGATCAATATGCCCAACGAGGCGACTGTCGACGAGATCAAAGAGGCCTACATGCGTTCGTGGGAACTCGGCATCAAAGCCATGGCGCTCTACCGCGATGGTTCGAAACTCTCGCAGCCGCTCTCGAACAAAAGCTCGGACAAGACCGCGCAAGAGGACGACAAACAGCTAGCACTTTCGGAGGAGTTCGCCAAGCAGCTCGAGGCTGCTCGCAAGCAGCGCGCCGAAGAGCTGCGCCCCGACGAGATCCTCGCCGCCGCCCAGCGCATCCTCGCCAACACGACCTCGACCGATTTCAAACGCCAATTCGCCAAAGCCATCGAGCGCAACCGGCTGCCCGCCAAGCGCCGCGGCTGGACGCAAAAGGCGAAGATCTCGGGTCACACGGTCTTCCTACGGACCGGCGAATACGCCGATGGCACGCTTGGCGAGATCTTCGTCGACCTGCACAAAGAAGGCGCGTCGTTCAGAAGCCTTATGAATTGCTTTACCGGCGACACACGTTTCTTCGACGGCAATTCTCTTGTTACGCTCAAGTCCAAGGCCGGCCAAGCAGTGACCGTTACGTGCGCTGATGGACTTCGCCGACGCGGCTGGGTAGTTGAGTTCGGCGAGCAGCCAATTCAACGTGTTGTCCTCAAGACGATCGGTAGTAAGGGAAGCGCTTTCAGGCGCACCTTTACCGTCACGCCGAATCACCGCTGGGTTCTCGAGGATGGATCGGTAACGACGTCTCTCAAAGTTGGCGACTGTCTCGGCGCAGCCCGAATCGAGTGTGTCAGCGAACTCGATCCTGAAGGCTTCATGCACGGGTTTGTGTTCGGCGACGGTGACCAGCACGTCCACTATCCGCAGCGCTACCACTTGAGGCTATGCGGCGCCAAGGACCAAGCACACTTACCAGTGCTGGCAGGCCTCGCGCATACCATCGTCCATCCGCCTTCTTTGCACGGAGATCCGCGTCTTACGTTCATATCGCCTGACATAGCGCTTAAGGCCTTGCCTGATACCAGTCGACACAGCCGTGCCTACGTGGCGAGCTTTATAAGAGGATGGATGAGCGCCGATGGCGGCTCGAACTGCCGCGGCGCCGAACTCCTCTGTACGAGCAATCAAGAAGCCGCCAAGTGGTTCATCGCCAATGCGCCGCTCTACGGGTACACGATAACCGGTGTCTCGATGAACGACAAGCCGACCAACTTCGGACCGCGCACTGCGCCCCTTTGGCGGATTACAGCGCGTCAAACGATGCTGCCGTATTTTGTAGAATCCATCGAGCCGCTCGATGGCCAAGAACCTGTCTATTGCGTCGTCGAGCCGACCACGAGCACATTTGTGCTTGAAGGGGGCGTGCTCACGGGTAATTGCTTTGCTATAGCTGTTTCGATCGGTCTGCAATACGGCGTACCGCTCGAGGAGTTCGTGGACAAGTTCGTGTTCACGCGCTTCGAGCCCAACGGCTTCGTCGACCATCCCAACATCAAACACGCGACTAGCGTGATCGACTACATCTTCCGCGTGCTCGGCATGGAATATCTCGGACGCACCGACTTCGTCCAGGTCAAGCCGGAGGACCGCGATGTCGACGCCGTCACCCACGAAGACGCGGCGCAAGCCGAGTTCGAGGCGCATGTCGCCGCACAGCAGGTGCACGACGATCCGGGCAACGGCCATGGCGGCCCGAATGCCGGGCCGGGAAATAACCCACGCATCAAGAGCGCCAATGGCGCCAACGGCGCGCACGGTTCTGGCGCGAGCCAAGCTGCGCAGACGTCCGCCATCATGGATCCGACGCTGGCCGCGCACCTCGCCGCCGTCCGCTCGCGCGAGGCGCAGATGGCGGCGATGATGGGCGACGCACCGCTGTGCGACGTATGCGGCTCGATCACGCGCCGCAACGGCGCCTGCTACGTCTGCGATAGCTGCGGCCGCAGCATGGGCTGTTCCTAA
- a CDS encoding DNRLRE domain-containing protein — MRFETIALVSALLLVPMVALAPAQAGTASVVALASPTPTGTPTPTATPTPHPTATPTPVPTSTPTAAPTPTPFVATAPPPTSPPTSPPTPIPTPTPIAATPFLPPVPLSGPSAAPPPTPTPPRGVQRQVLSTTNNTTKAYVNPQCSMSNARSVVPLLQSGEALVGWNFSQGARCGVIYRSGIWFRDAAKGAKVVDATLTFYVSRSSSTAQGNPLTGNVSCAAQLQTANAMWMNNPDSPAALLGTPYLVFPANRPGDTETSGQFSISNGMFVSIDVTRAVQEWAAGTRPNYGFVLVPERADFSSGADRCYSAYNGFTLTIDAQ; from the coding sequence ATGAGATTTGAGACGATCGCGCTGGTATCCGCGCTGCTGCTCGTACCCATGGTAGCGTTAGCTCCCGCTCAAGCCGGCACCGCTTCCGTGGTCGCGCTCGCGTCACCAACGCCGACGGGGACGCCCACACCGACGGCGACTCCCACGCCGCATCCAACTGCGACTCCCACCCCCGTTCCGACATCGACGCCGACGGCGGCTCCGACGCCCACGCCATTCGTGGCGACCGCACCGCCTCCCACATCTCCGCCGACTTCGCCGCCGACGCCGATTCCCACACCCACGCCGATCGCTGCGACTCCCTTCTTGCCGCCGGTGCCGTTGTCGGGACCAAGCGCGGCGCCGCCGCCCACGCCGACGCCGCCGCGGGGCGTGCAACGCCAAGTCCTGAGCACGACGAATAACACCACGAAGGCGTATGTCAATCCGCAGTGCAGCATGTCCAACGCGCGCTCGGTGGTTCCGCTTCTTCAATCGGGTGAGGCGCTCGTCGGATGGAACTTCTCTCAGGGCGCTCGGTGCGGCGTCATCTACCGCTCGGGCATCTGGTTCCGTGACGCGGCCAAAGGCGCTAAAGTGGTGGACGCGACGCTGACGTTCTACGTCTCGCGCAGCTCGTCGACTGCGCAGGGCAATCCGCTCACCGGCAACGTGTCGTGCGCCGCTCAACTGCAGACGGCCAATGCGATGTGGATGAACAATCCCGACAGTCCCGCCGCGCTGCTGGGAACTCCGTATCTGGTGTTTCCGGCGAATCGTCCGGGTGACACGGAGACATCCGGCCAGTTCTCGATCAGCAACGGCATGTTCGTCAGCATCGACGTGACGCGGGCCGTCCAGGAATGGGCGGCGGGGACGCGCCCGAACTATGGCTTCGTCCTGGTCCCGGAACGGGCTGATTTTTCAAGCGGCGCGGATCGCTGCTATTCGGCGTACAACGGCTTCACGTTGACGATCGACGCCCAGTAA
- a CDS encoding NAD+ synthase has protein sequence MSRAFKIVTAPPRDDTPVIDAALVERWLVAFIHDELVRRRGITEAVVGVSGGVDSAVVAYLCARALGPQHVLGLRLPYRTSSSESLEHAALVIEKTGIRERLIDISDAVDGYLKHEPDASAQRRGNVMARARMIVLFDQGAKIDGLPIGTGNKSERMLGYFTWHGDDSPPINPIGDLFKTQVWELARQLGVPDVVIDKPATADLIRGQTDEEDLGITYAQADKILNRLLMGYTMADMIAAGYPREQVELVKRRVDATHWKRHLATTALISTTAINEFYLRPVDY, from the coding sequence GTGAGCCGAGCCTTCAAGATCGTCACCGCGCCGCCGCGCGACGACACGCCGGTCATCGATGCTGCGCTTGTCGAGCGCTGGCTGGTCGCATTCATCCACGACGAGCTCGTCCGCCGCCGCGGGATCACGGAAGCGGTCGTCGGCGTTTCCGGCGGCGTCGACTCCGCCGTCGTCGCTTACTTGTGCGCCCGCGCGCTCGGCCCGCAACACGTGCTCGGTCTGCGTCTGCCGTATCGCACTTCCAGCAGCGAAAGCCTCGAACACGCAGCGCTCGTGATCGAGAAGACCGGCATCCGAGAACGACTCATCGACATCAGCGACGCGGTCGACGGTTATCTCAAGCACGAGCCCGACGCCTCGGCGCAGCGGCGCGGCAACGTCATGGCCCGCGCGCGCATGATCGTGCTTTTCGACCAGGGCGCAAAGATCGACGGCTTGCCGATCGGCACGGGCAACAAATCCGAGCGCATGCTCGGCTACTTCACCTGGCATGGGGACGATTCGCCGCCGATCAACCCGATCGGCGATCTCTTCAAGACCCAGGTCTGGGAGCTCGCCCGGCAGCTCGGCGTGCCCGACGTCGTCATCGACAAGCCGGCGACCGCCGATCTCATCCGCGGCCAGACCGACGAAGAAGACCTCGGCATCACCTATGCCCAGGCCGACAAGATCCTCAACCGGCTGCTCATGGGGTATACTATGGCGGACATGATCGCGGCGGGCTATCCGCGCGAACAGGTCGAGCTGGTCAAACGGCGCGTCGACGCGACCCATTGGAAGCGGCACCTCGCGACCACCGCATTGATCTCGACCACGGCGATCAACGAGTTCTACCTCCGCCCTGTAGATTATTGA
- a CDS encoding nitrilase-related carbon-nitrogen hydrolase, protein MAHARKFELALVQFAPRKGDVDANFAAIGDAFASLAADRDDFPNVVVFPEAALSGYFVEGGVRDVSLTAREAFARLVRLARSHAPKRASFDVVLGFYEIDANDKLYNSALYATVGARPRLRHVHRKLFLPTYGVFDEERFVTRGRTIAAFDTPYGRAAILICEDACHSLATTLAALRGAQIIYIPSASPGRGMEDFEPDNVRLWREIIRVAAAEHGVFIAYAGLVGFEGGKGFTGGSRLVGPFGDLRVEAPFAGTAIVRAPVNLEDVAVARAALPALGDLESNLPELIPALLAVEGEETEKSAKRARVNGRMNSTAPHKRNSTAPKSKARRKAGRPS, encoded by the coding sequence ATGGCGCATGCCAGGAAATTCGAGCTGGCGCTCGTGCAGTTCGCGCCCCGCAAGGGCGACGTCGACGCCAATTTCGCGGCGATCGGCGACGCGTTCGCAAGCCTCGCTGCCGACCGCGACGACTTCCCCAACGTCGTCGTGTTTCCGGAGGCCGCGCTCTCCGGCTATTTCGTCGAGGGCGGCGTCCGCGACGTCAGTCTCACCGCCCGCGAAGCGTTTGCGCGACTCGTGCGGCTTGCGAGATCGCATGCTCCCAAGCGCGCCTCGTTCGACGTCGTTCTCGGCTTCTACGAGATCGACGCGAACGATAAGCTCTACAACAGCGCGCTCTACGCCACCGTCGGCGCGCGCCCTCGCTTGCGCCACGTGCATCGCAAGCTCTTCCTGCCGACCTACGGCGTCTTCGACGAGGAGCGCTTCGTCACGCGCGGGCGGACGATCGCAGCGTTCGACACCCCGTACGGCCGCGCCGCGATCCTGATCTGCGAGGATGCCTGTCATTCGCTGGCCACCACGCTCGCAGCGCTGCGCGGCGCGCAGATCATCTACATCCCGAGCGCATCTCCCGGGCGCGGCATGGAAGATTTCGAACCGGACAACGTGCGGCTGTGGCGTGAGATCATCCGCGTGGCGGCAGCCGAACACGGCGTCTTCATCGCCTACGCGGGTCTGGTCGGCTTCGAAGGCGGCAAAGGCTTCACCGGCGGCTCGCGTCTCGTAGGACCGTTCGGCGACTTGCGCGTCGAAGCGCCGTTCGCCGGCACCGCCATCGTGCGCGCGCCGGTCAACCTCGAGGATGTCGCCGTCGCGCGAGCCGCGCTGCCGGCCCTCGGCGACCTCGAATCCAATCTGCCCGAACTGATCCCGGCGTTGCTGGCAGTCGAGGGCGAGGAGACGGAGAAGTCGGCGAAGCGGGCGCGGGTGAACGGTCGAATGAATTCGACGGCTCCACACAAACGCAATTCGACCGCTCCAAAGTCCAAGGCGCGGCGGAAAGCCGGGCGCCCATCGTGA